The sequence below is a genomic window from Betaproteobacteria bacterium.
ACTCCCTCGACGTCTTCGGGGTCCACGGCGTGGGCGGCATCCTGGGGGCCATCCTCACCGGCGTCTTCGTCGCCCCTTCTCTCGGTGGCACCGGCGTCTATGACTACGTGGCCAACAAGGTGGGTGACTTCGACATGACCGCCCAGGTCATCGCCCAGCTCTGGGGTGTGGGTACCGTCATCGTCTGGTCCGGCGTCGTTTCCCTGGTGTCCTACAAGATCGCCGATATCGTGGTCGGTCTGCGGGTGCCGGAAGACGAGGAGCGTGAAGGTCTGGACCTCACCTCCCACGGCGAAACCGCCTACCACCACTGATCGAATTCTCGACTCTCTCCTTCCGGGCGCCCCAGGGCGCCCGCTTTTTTTTGTGCCGCGCCCCTGTTAGTCTCGGGCGATGCGCATCGCCCAAATCTCCGACCTCCACCTGACTGCCGACGGCGCCTTGCTCTTCGGCAGCGTCAATACCTGGGCCGCCTGCGGTCAGGTGCTCCTGCGGGTCGCGACCCTGGAGCCCCGGCCGGATTTCCTCCTCGTGACGGGCGACCTGGCCCAGGGGGGCGACGCCGCCACCTACCGCCGCCTGGCCGATCGCCTCAGGGAAGTGGGCATTCCCTTCGCCGTCATCCCCGGCAACCACGACGACAGGCGCCAGTTGCGCTCGGCCTTCGCCTTTCCCGGCCGCATCGGGGCCTGCCACCAGCGCATCGAT
It includes:
- a CDS encoding metallophosphoesterase translates to MRIAQISDLHLTADGALLFGSVNTWAACGQVLLRVATLEPRPDFLLVTGDLAQGGDAATYRRLADRLREVGIPFAVIPGNHDDRRQLRSAFAFPGRIGACHQRIDLGAGVLLLLDTQVPGREGGQVTPAHIAWLDSVMGDRQPALLAMHHPPSRWA